A stretch of Podospora bellae-mahoneyi strain CBS 112042 chromosome 5, whole genome shotgun sequence DNA encodes these proteins:
- a CDS encoding hypothetical protein (EggNog:ENOG503PGIY), producing the protein MLFARSPRTPTSLPTPTPQTPHVQDNTPLSPENDTTKVPHRWGHSSMIPVDDDCLPEVRQFSDLEVPTHYPLGAIPEAVNQDALPEVKSHIAISANFNQPPSSQPTSRPATASQTQSQPTTTLPPRPGSARRKLWIVLGSAVALLLATIAIALGLGLGLGLSKKNDTPSSSTSSNTTGSACQSDSTRIFRRTMAAAVFNGSLHIFSRGRDSNIWFRSWGIQPEGNNAPATWTTDWVTLAEGPGMELMPFIGAPTVITSTDGSRMDVFATSTMSGNVNTIRFTKANRTTEWESLGGFGLSSIAICNSPLADNSSAPTYDMWMLGKNSTTVIKNTWDTSKAIGGWDETSIPVLASSGTSPAVICSKYDPEYTIFTFGQGTNELRSTRFSTANNIWSSWNPWGHNFRGDPVAVSVDEGRVIYFFGVGTNSNMYHFTWEEGIESEPRSIGGNWSSIPSAVVIGAGTKDEQIHVVALDQERKLQHRTFGDFGGGRKWQATRWEKLEKKGNSAPLVFSYPDAKGKEQIGLAMLDDDNHLLFATWEASNDTLWVNSISWVQAEGYLINESVCI; encoded by the coding sequence ATGCTTTTTGCTCGTTCACCAAGGACACCAACAAGTCtaccaactccaactccGCAAACACCCCATGTGCAAGACAACACACCACTAAGTCCAGAAAATGACACGACAAAAGTACCGCATCGATGGGGCCATTCCAGCATGATACCCGTGGACGATGACTGTCTTCCTGAAGTCAGACAGTTCAGCGACTTGGAAGTCCCAACACATTATCCTCTTGGCGCCATCCCAGAGGCTGTCAATCAGGATGCTCTTCCCGAAGTCAAATCGCACATCGCCATCAGCGCCAACttcaaccaaccaccaagctcACAACCGACATCGCGGCCAGCCACAGCAAGCCAAACACAATCCCAACCAACAACGACACTACCACCACGTCCCGGGTCAGCAAGACGAAAATTATGGATCGTTCTCGGGAGTGCCGTCGCCCTATTATTAGCAACCATAGCAATAGCACTTGGTCTCGGCTTGGGACTCGGGCTCAGCAAGAAAAATGAtactccctcatcctcaacgtCCTCAAACACAACAGGATCCGCCTGCCAAAGTGATAGCACAAGAATCTTCCGACGGACAATGGCTGCTGCCGTCTTCAACGGCTCTCTCCACATCTTCTCCCGAGGCCGAGACAGCAACATTTGGTTTCGCTCGTGGGGAATTCAACCTGAAGGAAATAATGCCCCCGCAACTTGGACCACCGACTGGGTAACCCTTGCCGAAGGTCCAGGCATGGAACTCATGCCCTTCATCGGGGCACCAACAGTCATCACCTCGACAGACGGAAGCCGCATGGATGTGTTCGCCACAAGCACCATGTCAGGCAATGTCAACACGATCAGGTTCACAAAGGCCAATCGGACGACGGAGTGGGAAAGCCTGGGAGGTTTCGGTCTCAGCTCTATCGCGATTTGCAATTCACCCTTGGCGGACAACTCGTCAGCACCGACATACGACATGTGGATGTTGGGGAAGAATTCGACGACCGTTATCAAAAACACTTGGGACACTTCCAAGGCAATAGGTGGCTGGGACGAGACGAGTATTCCCGTCCTCGCCAGTTCCGGAACAAGCCCTGCTGTTATCTGCAGCAAGTACGACCCTGAATATaccatcttcacctttgGCCAAGGGACAAACGAGCTAAGAAGCACTCGTTTTTCCACCGCTAACAATATCTGGAGCTCATGGAATCCATGGGGCCACAATTTCCGGGGAGATCCGGTGGCAGTCTCCGTCGACGAGGGTCGCGTGATATACTTTTTTGGTGTGGGGACAAACTCGAACATGTATCACTTCacctgggaggagggcatcgAATCGGAGCCAAGGTCTATCGGGGGTAACTGGAGCAGTATCCCCAGTGCAGTGGTTATCGGCGCCGGGACCAAGGATGAGCAGATCCACGTCGTTGCGTTGGATCAAGAAAGAAAGCTGCAGCATAGAACCTTTGGTGAttttggtggagggcgaAAGTGGCAAGCTACCAGgtgggagaagctggagaagaaagGGAATAGTGCCCCGCTGGTGTTTTCATATCCGGATGCAAAGGGCAAGGAACAGATTGGGTTGGCGAtgttggatgatgataaCCATCTATTGTTTGCCACTTGGGAGGCGAGTAATGATACTTTGTGGGTGAACTCGATTTCCTGGGTACAGGCTGAGGGTTACTTGATTAACGAGAGCGTTTGCATTTGA
- a CDS encoding hypothetical protein (EggNog:ENOG503NYJZ; COG:S), translated as MLRGIRTLELREFEKGKEIEGLGKVAPGMLVSHEFFMGDRFQYDIPRGPFHSSRDWLTAELNIVMLDQKAIMDSFEDEDDKEDVEEVITVAKKLLFLIPKVFPPSLDEPETTVLYHHDLHLKNILVSEEGEITAILDWECVSAMPLWMTTKVPRFLDEPVREEEPQRDTYADETPEQAAAAAERRHDPDYLDSEGKNSPYFIRKMEYEATQLRKVYKATLRQLWPGCPQGEETLMEVNFHHAVSQCDGIWVKMAGRWADRVLAGESIRLEDA; from the coding sequence ATGCTCCGTGGAATAAGAACGCTGGAACTCCgggagtttgagaaggggaaagagatCGAAGGCCTGGGAAAGGTTGCTCCCGGTATGCTTGTGTCCCATGAGTTCTTTATGGGTGATCGATTTCAGTACGATATCCCAAGGGGTCCCTTTCACTCCAGCCGCGACTGGCTCACCGCAGAGTTGAACATCGTAATGCTTGACCAGAAAGCAATCATGGACAGCTtcgaggacgaagacgacaaagaagatgttgaagaggttATTACGGTGGCGAAGAAATTGCTCTTTCTTATTCCCAAAGTGTTCCCTCCCAGTCTGGACGAGCCAGAGACAACAGTTCTTTACCACCACGATCTCCACCTTAAAAACATCTTGGTAAGCGAAGAAGGGGAAATCACAGCCATTTTGGATTGGGAATGCGTCTCGGCCATGCCTCTCTGGATGACGACCAAGGTTCCCAGATTTCTTGATGAGCCTGTTCGAGAGGAGGAGCCGCAACGGGACACATATGCCGATGAGACACCTGAGCAGGCTGCGGCCGCGGCAGAAAGGCGCCATGATCCGGACTACCTCGACAGCGAAGGCAAAAACAGCCCGTACTTCATCCGTAAAATGGAGTACGAAGCAACGCAGTTGCGGAAAGTTTACAAAGCGACCTTGAGACAGTTATGGCCGGGTTGCCCACAGGGAGAAGAAACCTTGATGGAGGTGAACTTCCACCATGCTGTATCACAATGTGACGGGATATGGGTGAAAATGGCAGGCAGATGGGCTGACCGCGTGCTGGCCGGTGAGTCCATACGGTTGGAGGACGCCTGA
- a CDS encoding hypothetical protein (COG:I; EggNog:ENOG503NYIQ) yields MKPFPEAPGGHTPKTFPFNLLRWRFLPIFLGLSYILYCKLTSQPIFAHPLPQHTGPYAVGAIDIESPVMPVRTIDTARFKATSTPAFDLQTVLFTVYYPTTYAAAKASTVKRHPWIPRPLYLRAQGYAKAAHISNWLVNKIFEIALKTLAGSITIPAAVDAPLSDTATRYSQFATSWDKAETQEQVLENTQVGGHPVIIFSHGTVSSRTDYSHYAGELAARGYVVVMLEHRDGSCPGSMIKRKGLPKEKRLIFDESEVETADGREISVEDFHKAQLSFREAEIEEAVRVMKLINMGRGADVYGLNPRGEGVDLVNWAGRLNTDEMIVAGHSYGATGAMQALRGGPTPMRPFKGAIILDPGKQSGPLNRDINVPMLVVHSNSWSSKTSIFYGRAHFDTVKEIVEENNERGNPTWFMTSLGTSHPSVTDAPLLEPWILSFTTGATIDVYQGLRQYVHVAEDFLAFLGDGKARGLLAERAEFPQYDAGSGLGMWQPGQGDNQQAWEEKGEWWDWRSYWQIHVSPAGNGDKN; encoded by the coding sequence ATGAAGCCATTCCCAGAAGCTCCCGGGGGCCACACCCCTAAGACCTTtcccttcaacctcctccgaTGGCGattcctccccatcttcctcggcctAAGCTACATCCTCTACTGCAAACTtacctcccaacccatcttcgcccacccactcccccaacACACTGGCCCCTATGCCGTCGGCGCAATCGATATCGAATCCCCCGTTATGCCCGTGCGCACCATCGACACAGCACGATTCAAGGCAACTTCCACCCCCGCTTTCGACCTCCAAACCGTCCTCTTCACCGTTTACTACCCCACCACctacgccgccgccaaagccTCAACCGTCAAACGCCACCCTTGGATCCCACGACCACTTTACCTCCGTGCTCAGGGTTACGCCAAGGCGGCGCACATCAGCAACTGGCTTGTCAATAAAATCTTCGAGATTGCACTCAAGACGCTGGCCGGgagcatcaccatccccgcTGCGGTTGACGCCCCGCTAAGCGACACCGCGACGAGATACTCCCAGTTTGCGACTTCATGGGACAAGGCAGAGACACAGGAGCAGGTGCTGGAGAATACACAGGTGGGAGGTCACCCCGTTATCATCTTTTCTCATGGGACTGTATCCAGTAGGACGGATTACTCCCATTATGCTGGGGAGCTCGCGGCGAGGGGGTATGTGGTTGTTATGCTTGAGCATCGAGACGGGTCTTGCCCGGGGAGTATGATCAAGCGGAAGGGACTgccgaaggagaagaggctCATTTTCGATGAGAGTGAGGTTGAAACTgctgatgggagggagatcAGCGTGGAGGACTTCCACAAGGCACAGCTCAGCTTTCGGGAGGCGGAGATTGAAGAGGCGGTTAGGGTTATGAAGTTGATTAATATGGGGCGAGGCGCGGATGTGTATGGGTTGAACCCCAGAGGCGAGGGTGTGGATCTTGTCAACTGGGCCGGGCGGTTGAACACAGATGAGATGATAGTTGCAGGACATAGTTATGGAGCGACTGGGGCCATGCAAGCTTTACGAGGAGGGCCGACGCCAATGAGGCCGTTCAAGGGCGCTATCATCCTTGACCCTGGGAAGCAAAGTGGTCCATTGAACAGAGATATCAACGTCCCCATGCTTGTGGTGCACAGCAATTCTTGGAGCAGCAAGACGAGCATCTTTTATGGAAGGGCGCACTTTGACACGGTGAAGGAGATCGTGGAGGAGAATAATGAGAGGGGGAATCCGACTTGGTTTATGACTTCTCTGGGCACCTCGCATCCCAGTGTGACGGACGCGCCGTTATTAGAGCCTTGGATTCTGAGCTTCACGACTGGGGCAACAATTGATGTTTATCAGGGGTTGAGACAGTATGTGCATGTTGCGGAGGACTTCTTGGCGTTTTTGGGTGATGGAAAGGCAAGGGGGTTGCTGGCTGAGAGGGCTGAGTTTCCTCAATACGATGCTGGTTCTGGGTTGGGGATGTGGCAGCCTGGCCAGGGTGATAACCAGCAGgcttgggaggagaagggggagtggtgggattgGAGGAGTTACTGGCAGATTCATGTGTCTCCTGCGGGAAATGGTGACAAGAACTGA
- a CDS encoding hypothetical protein (EggNog:ENOG503PCRR) — protein sequence MSALTPTDAPPPPPPPPDGLPPGIPVTERAAHLAQTFIGVTSILMALCLITFFTRIYQRVFPVFKMGLDDWFIIIGFILAIADWSLLFPLMVPKPGYIPFSRGTEAGKHSWLAIPVWGLAMTCIKISIALTLLRIRGSERKWRVFLYTIIVILAIYGIGNTIFCLAIACQPLQAAWDVLTPGGRCVPVEIMKAVSDLGSGINITTDLLLSLTPITFLRKLNRPLRERVFVCVLMGMGLLASVSSIVKTVIIKDWGDPTAEVDDWWAMGVSICTWTALEQLLGVLAACVPAMKGVFQRCLGGLGVDITVGGSKRQRSGQGGNYYLRTFGRGRGTGTVRSGGGDGERVRSGTFESLGSSGGNRFSSVRQVGVVKDEEHGTVAVVEYDEEVGIDLPEMRRQASTVQSVDGSAGRGDLERGHSRGSEGEKFPAHAL from the exons ATGTCAGCGCTTACCCCGACTGAtgcgcctccgccgccgccgccaccgccagaTGGCCTACCTCCGGGCATTCCTGTTACCGAACGGGCGGCGCACCTTGCCCAGACCTTCATCGGCGTTACCTCAATACTGATGGCCTTGTGTCTGATCACCTTCTTCACGCGTATCTACCAACGGGTCTTTCCTGTGTTCAAGATGGGTCTGGACGACTGGTTCATCATTATTGGCTTC ATCCTAGCAATAGCAGACTggtccctcctcttcccgctCATGGTCCCCAAACCAGGCTacatccccttctcccgcGGCACCGAAGCCGGCAAGCACTCCTGGCTCGCCATCCCCGTCTGGGGGTTGGCCATGACGTGCATCAAGATCTCGATTGCGCTTACACTCTTACGAATCCGAGGCTCCGAAAGAAAGTGGAGGGTATTCTTGTacaccatcatcgtcatcctgGCCATCTACGGGATAGGCAACACAATATTCTGCCTGGCTATCGCGTGCCAGCCGTTGCAGGCGGCTTGGGATGTGTTGACCCCCGGTGGGAGGTGTGTACCGGTGGAGATAATGAAGGCCGTTTCTGATTTAGGTTCGGGGATCAACATCACGACCGATCTGCTGTTGAGTCTGACACCGATAACTTTCTTGAGAAAGCTGAACAGgccgttgagggagagggtgtttgtttgcgtgctgatggggatggggctgTTGGCAAGTGTGAGCAGTATTGTCAAGACGGTTATCATCAAGGATTGGGGGGACCCGAcggcggaggtggatgaTTGGTGGGCTATGGGGGTTAGTATCTGTACTTGGACTGCGTTGGAGCAGCtcttgggggtgttggcggcTTGTGTACCGGCTATGAAGGGGGTGTTTCAACGGTGCTtgggggggctgggggtggaTATCACTGTTGGGGGGAGCAAGAGGCAGCGGTCGGGACAGGGGGGGAATTATTACTTGAGGACCTTTGGGAGGGGTAGGGGGACGGGGACAGTGAggagtggaggtggtgatggggagagggtccGGTCGGGGACTTTTGAGAGTTTGGGGAGTTCTGGTGGGAATCGGTTCTCGAGTGTGAGgcaggttggggttgtgaaggatgaggaacatgggacggtggcggtggtggagtatGACGAGGAGGTAGGAATTGATCTGCCTGAAATGAGGAGGCAGGCGTCGACAGTGCAGTCGGTGGATGGATCTGCTGGGAGAGGGGACTTGGAAAGAGGACACTCGAGGGGGTCGGAGGGTGAGAAGTTTCCTGCTCATGCTTTATAA
- a CDS encoding hypothetical protein (EggNog:ENOG503P7RQ) translates to MKYLSLLLAAVGLASATAIPVIEERDVQTVSIKFKGGPAEYSLTLPADGSEVFTNNVLSISIIESSYYISGFCTFYTDGEKALQQGISSGGLNQLFVGPPQPIKSVRCQGFCLPVYGDCYRNGQYVGPCCNGFCAANKCRPWVNPYTGN, encoded by the exons ATGAAGTatctcagccttctccttgccGCCGTCGGGCTGGCCTCTGCTACCGCAATCCCTGTCATCGAGGAGCGCGACGTTCAGACTGTCTCTATCAAGTTCAAGGGTGGTCCGGCGGAGTAttccttgaccttgccaGCTGATGGTTCGGAGGTTTTCACCA ACAAcgtcctctccatctccatcatcgaATCGTCTTACTACATCTCCGGCTTCTGCACTTTCTACACCGACGGCGAGAAGGCCCTGCAGCAGGGTATCTCCTCTGGAGGCCTGAACCAGCTGTTTGTGGGCCCGCCGCAGCCGATCAAGAGCGTGAGGTGCCAGGGCTTCTGCTTGCCTGTGTATGGAGACTGCTATCGCAATGGGCAGTATGTGGGACCTTGCTGCAATGGGTTTTGTGCTGCGAATAAGTGCAGACCCTGGGTCAACCCTTATACTGGGAATTAG
- a CDS encoding hypothetical protein (EggNog:ENOG503NWV7; COG:Q) codes for MGSRILVFGPWNGWFGCLGPSLHGREPNLILDIILPRRRAARQKRSSSGRSPMLETWRRTFEVTGCGRLEDEGMSSWLSMSVSPLIWDRVASALTSLRAGPNNTVNSLPQFCPPFAECQMARLGYHACAIDGTNIGMGPFEPIICQAGNYCPPGGKTTFSCPAGHYCQPGAATPTPCAVGSLCPEGSSYERYFIPLGVLIALDIFIIIGIIILRFRSRLSSSAQVHHSSLSKKPESTVVGLARAVTRRKYKRISEGGERSDDMDHEMRAVGSHPPPGRGDVWAGFQEALTMPARSYRNPEGIMSPQGEDLEKSLPPQIRAFIDSMRKATDASDIGLSFGYSQLAFQPKGTSRPILQDITGSIRSGTLTAVMGGSGAGKSTFVNVLMGKIEYTHGKVEVNGVPGKLARYKKLIGYVPQDDIVLPDLTVWENIMHSARIRLPRTWTSQEIENHVAAVIDCLELSHVRDSLVGSVGKPVISGGQRKRVSIGMELAAAPMAIFLDEPTSGLDATSASSIMRTLKAIARLGISVIAIIHQPRMEIFEMLDDLILLANGQQLYEGPESGVQPFFEKFGYIFPKHANYGDVVTDIITGNGRAYKTSGDISKDALIANWVACRKEIQSPVVPTMEVSRPGSPESGSSTAGDDDNERRNTRVSVVRPVSPFSVSLATAKSKLRQSSASVLAVGNFNASKAPLGRLLKQRGASRLKQFTLCLSRAFLQQYRNLSVFWFEVGLAALAGFLLGLAENAKNGVLFMGLYHRPYEILSTASDFKSAPEMALLTAIAIGLVSAAPGVRVFSEEMLLHRREAEAGHSRLAYFMAKSVSVLPRVTMACMHFTVPLWLLSTPIMGWGLGFAANLWYFYCIFGLASVISMVVKREDAPLFATMIALIVGILSGAAPPLSSVRNWLDDITTARVSEILHSAIAVKTKDSHLISIIYSVTEA; via the exons ATGGGATCACGAATCCTCGTCTTTGGTCCCTGGAACGGATGGTTTGGGTGTTTGGGACCAAGTCTGCACGGGAGAGAACCGAACCTCATTCTCGACATCATACTACCGCGCCGTAGAGCAGCGAGACAGAAACGAAGCTCCAGTGGACGCAGCCCCATGTTGGAGACCTGGCGCCGTACCTTTGAGGTTACAGGATGTGGACGACTGGAAGACGAGGGGATGTCTTCCTGGCTTTCAATGTCCGTTTCTCCGCTGATATGGGATCGAGTTGCTAGCGCGCTAACTTCACTTCGAGCAGGCCCAAACAATACCGTCAACTCATTGCCGCAGTTCTGCCCCCCATTTGCCGAATGCCAGATGGCTCGATTGGGGTACCACGCATGCGCTATCGATGGGACGAACATTGGGATGGGGCCGTTCGAGCCGATCATCTGTCAAGCTGGGAATTACTGCCCTCCAGGTGGCAAGACTACCTTTAGCTGCCCAGCCGGCCACTATTGCCAGCCTGGAGCAGCGACACCCACCCCCTGCGCTGTTGGCAGTCTTTGCCCTGAGGGCTCCTCGTACGAACGATACTTCATCCCTCTTGGGGTCTTGATTGCTCTGGACATTTTTATTATCATTGGaatcatcatcctccggTTCCGCAGTCGTCTTTCATCGAGCGCCCAGGTTCATCACAGCAGCTTGTCGAAGAAGCCGGAGTCGACCGTCGTTGGGTTAGCGAGGGCAGTAACCCGGCGCAAGTACAAAAGGATATCagaggggggtgagaggTCAGATGATATGGACCATGAGATGCGAGCTGTGGGCAGTCATCCACCGCCTGGTAGGGGAGATGTTTGGGCTGGCTTTCAAGAAGCCTTGACCATGCCTGCCCGGTCGTATCGAAACCCGGAGGGAATTATGAGCCCACAAGGAGAAGACCTGGAGAAGAGCCTTCCGCCCCAGATTAGGGCCTTCATCGACTCGATGCGCAAGGCAACTGATGCTTCTGATATCGGTCTATCATTCGGTTATTCTCAGCTTGCGTTTCAGCCAAAAGGCACCAGTCGTCCAATTCTGCAGGATATCACTGGTTCCATCCGAAGCGGTACACTCACTGCGGTCATGGGCGGTTCTGGAGCAGGGAAATCAACATTTGTCAATGTCTTGATGGGCAAGATTGAGTACACTCACGGCAAGGTGGAGGTCAACGGAGTACCTGGGAAACTCGCGCGGTACAAGAAGCTGATCGGCTATGTCCCGCAAGACGACATCGTTCTTCCCGACCTGACAGTGTGGGAGAACATTATGCACTCTGCACGGATACGCCTTCCTCGCACTTGGACTTCCCAAGAAATTGAGAACCATGTTGCCGCGGTCATTGACTGCCTCGAGCTCTCCCATGTCCGGGACTCTCTGGTCGGCAGTGTTGGAAAGCCTGTCATCAGCGGTGGTCAGCGGAAGCGTGTCAGCATTGGTATGGAACTTGCCGCAGCACCAATGGCGATATTTCTGGATGAGCCAACATCTGGTCTTGACGCCACTTCAGCAAGCTCCATAATGCGTACCCTCAAGGCTATTGCGAGACTTGGTATTTCTGTAATTGCCATCATCCATCAGCCAAGAATGGAGATCTTTGAAATGTTGGATGACTTGATTTTACTCGCCAATGGTCAGCAGCTCTACGAAGGGCCAGAGTCGGGTGTTCAGCCCTTCTTTGAGAAGTTTGGTTACATCTTTCCGAAACATGCCAACtatggtgatgtggtgacGGATATTATCACTGGGAATGGAAGGGCGTACAAAACGTCTGGGGATATCTCAAAGGATGCTTTGATTGCTAATTGGGTTGCGTGCCGGAAGGAGATTCAGAGTCCGGTGGTGCCCACGATGGAGGTGTCACGGCCTGGTAGCCCTGAGAGTGGTTCATCGACTGCgggtgacgacgacaacgagcGGAGGAATACTCGTGTCTCGGTGGTAAGACCTGTGTCACCCTTTTCTGTCAGCTTGGCCACTGCAAAGTCAAAGCTCCGTCAAAGCAGTGCTTCAGTTCTGGCTGTCGGGAACTTCAACGCAAGCAAGGCACCCCTTGGCCGACTCCTCAAGCAACGCGGAGCCTCACGGCTCAAGCAGTTCACCCTATGTCTATCCCGCGCGTTTCTTCAGCAATACCGCAACCTGTCCGTTTTTTGGTTTGAAGTTGGGCTTGCCGCCCTTGCTGGGTTTCTGTTGGGTCTGGCAGAGAATGCGAAAAATGGTGTGTTGTTCATGGGACTTTACCACCGGCCCTATGAGATTCTTTCGACTGCGTCAGACTTCAAGTCAGCCCCCGAGATGGCGTTGTTGACAGCCATTGCTATAGGTCTTGTCTCAGCCGCTCCGGGGGTGCGGGTGTTTTCCGAGGAGATGCTGTTGCACAGGagagaggcggaggcggggCACTCGAGGCTGGCGTATTTCATGGCGAAGAGTGTGTCTGTTTTGCCGAGAGTGACGATGGCGTGCATGCACTTTACGGTGCCGTTATGGTTGTTGAGCACACCTATCatgggatggggattggGCTTTGCCGCGAATTTGTGGTATTTCTATTGCATTTTTGGACTGGCGAGTGTGATTAGTATGGTGGTCAAGAGGGAGGATGCACCGCTGTTTGCAACGATGATTGCGTTGATTGTGGGCATTTTGAGCGGAGCAGCGCCGCCGTTGAGCAGTGTGCGAAACTG GCTAGATGATATCACAACAGCTCGAGTCTCGGAAATCCTGCATTCGGCTATCGCGGTAAAAACAAAGGATAGCCACCTGATCTCGATCATCTACTCGGTTACCGAAGCCTGA
- a CDS encoding hypothetical protein (EggNog:ENOG503NZ3W), whose protein sequence is MTLAVRAIVELFRAVHREDEVNREILAFSVSHDHISVRIYGHYPVIAGEGIKYYRQPIHKFDFTTLDGQGKWMAYRFKKNVYDTWMPKHFENICSAIHKLPSDLDLDVPPLSEATRLSQDLGNLMQSGAGSPSAGEQDRQPSIAEQQGVTPDSSFSGIAKRRKGRKVTNR, encoded by the coding sequence ATGACCCTTGCGGTGCGGGCCATTGTCGAGCTTTTCCGTGCTGTACAtcgcgaggatgaggttaaCCGGGAgatcctcgccttctccgtcTCGCATGACCATATCTCAGTCCGGATTTACGGCCACTACCCGGTCATAGCCGGGGAAGGCATCAAGTACTACCGCCAGCCGATTCACAAATTTGACTTTACTACACTTGACGGACAGGGCAAATGGATGGCATATCGATTCAAGAAGAATGTCTACGACACATGGATGCCCAAGCATTTCGAGAACATCTGCTCTGCCATCCATAAGTTGCCGTCGGATTTGGACTTGGATGTCCCACCACTTTCTGAGGCGACCAGGCTTTCCCAGGATTTAGGAAACCTGATGCAGTCGGGTGCCGGCTCCCCTTCTGCTGGCGAGCAGGATCGCCAACCGAGCATCGCTGAGCAGCAAGGGGTGACTCCAGACTCCTCATTCAGTGGGATagcaaagaggaggaaaggccGGAAGGTGACAAACAGGTAG
- a CDS encoding hypothetical protein (EggNog:ENOG503P20E) — MVSFRNIIAGTIALAAPAMAALTSTQIAETLQTLTAKSQALQAPAQQITIINGPLIVVGLGPFPQIIQGFTEIITITTAAVPQIVATPRFELDADRKTVADAFREFVRVHQVLLNILIGKAGLFQTVPIIGQPVAAVLRQLESVVDSAAFALIDVVAGTNGVPEQANSLGNTIGIAITSFEGLQVTKRENVIPAAAIKAAPIGRRTQMIAA, encoded by the exons atggtCTCTTTCCGCAACATCATCGCTGGCACTATTGCCCTTGCTGCCCCCGCCATGGCTGctctcacctccacccaGATTGCCGAGACGCTCCAGACCTTGACAGCCAAGTCCCAGGCTCTCCAGGCTCCCGCTCAGCagatcaccatcatcaacggcCCTCTCATCGTCGTTGGCCTTGGCCCTTTCCCT CAAATCATCCAAGGTTTCACTgagatcatcaccatcaccactgccGCTGTCCCTCAGATTGTTGCCACCCCTAGATTCGAGCTCGACGCCGACCGGAAGACCGTCGCCGACGCCTTCCGCGAGTTTGTCCGCGTCCACCAGGTGCTTCTCAACATCTTGATCGGAAAGGCTGGCCTCTTCCAGACCGTCCCCATCATTGGACAGCCCGTTGCCGCCGTCCTTCGCCAGCTCGAgtctgttgttgat TCTGCTGCTTTTGCCCTCATCGATGTCGTCGCTGGCACCAACGGTGTCCCCGAGCAGGCAAACTCTCTTGGCAACACCATTGGCATTGCCATCACGAGCTTTGAGGGTCTCCAGGTTACCAAGCGTGAGAATGTCATTCCCGCTGCTGCCATCAAGGCCGCCCCCATCGGTCGCCGCACTCAGATGATCGCTGCCTAa